From Pseudoxanthomonas sp. CF385, a single genomic window includes:
- a CDS encoding acyl carrier protein, whose product MSALPPCPAWPVNVRTAVHLDSNGTGNAGDTMPQKQQIKAFILQNFLFSDDPSAVGDQDSLIQGGIIDSTGIHELVFFLEDAFKLQIAAEEMTPANFDSIETVDAFVSRKLAVAV is encoded by the coding sequence ATGTCCGCCCTGCCCCCCTGTCCCGCTTGGCCGGTGAACGTCCGAACCGCCGTTCATCTGGACAGCAACGGAACAGGAAATGCCGGGGACACCATGCCGCAGAAGCAACAGATCAAAGCCTTCATCCTGCAGAACTTCCTCTTCTCGGACGATCCGTCCGCCGTGGGCGATCAGGATTCGCTGATCCAGGGAGGCATCATCGATTCGACCGGCATCCATGAGCTGGTCTTCTTCCTCGAGGACGCGTTCAAGCTGCAGATCGCGGCCGAGGAAATGACGCCGGCCAACTTCGATTCGATCGAGACCGTCGACGCCTTCGTTTCGCGCAAGCTCGCCGTCGCCGTCTGA
- the nadE gene encoding NAD(+) synthase, whose protein sequence is MSQLDHHVLDIDYQSEADRICARLREITARQLHRRGLVVAISGGIDSSVSAALAVRALGADRVFTLILPEQDSSDDSAARAHILAEHLGVRTETVDIAPALAAIGCYRARDEAVRNTLPEYGEGWKFKIVIDGGTEGRINRFRLIAQSPDGAMHERDLALADYLTIVAATNFKQRIRKTLEYFHADRLNYGVVGTPNRVEYDQGFFVKNGDGSADVKPIAHLYKSQVYGMARHLGLPERVCAAIPTTDTYSLSQGQDEFYFALPYQQMDLAIWALNHDRPASELATALGITPAHAQAVYDDVRNKRRTTKYLHMAPVLAGDVPELD, encoded by the coding sequence ATGAGCCAGCTCGACCACCACGTCCTCGACATCGACTACCAGAGCGAAGCCGACCGCATCTGCGCGCGCCTGCGCGAGATCACCGCCCGCCAGCTGCACCGGCGCGGACTCGTCGTCGCGATCTCCGGCGGCATCGACAGTTCGGTCAGTGCCGCACTCGCGGTGCGTGCGCTGGGCGCCGACCGCGTGTTCACGCTGATCCTGCCCGAGCAGGATTCCTCCGACGACAGCGCCGCACGCGCGCACATCCTGGCCGAGCATCTCGGCGTGCGGACCGAAACCGTCGACATCGCCCCCGCGCTGGCGGCGATCGGCTGCTACCGCGCCCGCGACGAAGCCGTGCGCAACACCCTGCCGGAGTACGGCGAGGGCTGGAAGTTCAAGATCGTCATCGACGGCGGCACCGAAGGCCGCATCAACCGTTTCCGCCTGATCGCGCAGTCGCCTGACGGCGCGATGCACGAACGCGACCTCGCACTGGCCGACTACCTCACCATCGTCGCCGCCACCAACTTCAAGCAGCGCATCCGCAAGACGCTGGAGTACTTCCACGCCGATCGCCTGAACTACGGCGTCGTCGGCACCCCGAACCGGGTGGAGTACGACCAGGGTTTCTTCGTCAAGAACGGCGACGGCTCGGCCGACGTCAAGCCCATCGCGCACCTGTACAAATCGCAGGTGTACGGCATGGCGCGTCACCTGGGCCTGCCCGAGCGCGTCTGCGCGGCGATCCCGACCACGGATACCTACAGCCTGAGCCAGGGCCAGGATGAGTTCTATTTCGCCCTGCCGTACCAGCAGATGGACTTGGCGATCTGGGCGCTCAACCACGACCGTCCCGCCAGCGAGCTCGCCACCGCCCTGGGCATCACGCCGGCGCACGCGCAGGCCGTCTACGACGACGTCCGCAACAAGCGCAGGACGACGAAGTACCTGCACATGGCGCCGGTCCTGGCCGGCGACGTTCCCGAACTGGACTGA
- a CDS encoding right-handed parallel beta-helix repeat-containing protein, protein MLLSKPLLGLGLLAAVPLSAAAATYNVGPGRQYTQLTTFFNSVNLAPGDIVEVDGGTTYAGNIVVGDDDSGTAASPVTIRWRRVAGVTRPVLSGGAHTIKFQQSNHIVFEGFEVTGGTSSCIFSEAHNATVRDAYVHDCPSHGILAADQNSGSFTLEYSEIARSGQGDRRHALYIQSDEVTYPDTVFRMRYNYVHSATGGVLVRVRHQRAEIHYNWIEGSDLHEVELIGPDCETQKAGWNADLRREDAELVGNVIIHRSTSRSGNALRIGGDLNGRNQGRTRLVNNTILLDRSGSANAVLVQLGQGSLEMHNNVVYQPASGSAPAIVRENPASNVDTPYCGPQSREPWSDGRKVSGSNNWVQTAATLVPGEWSGTLRGTDPMFVDLAQRNLRPRAGSPLLNAGNNTPPAPGAFPFPSPQLLPAFDPPVRTKLAIGDAHARLSLEGRIDVGAFEQFDIDQVSDPIRVNGAHPLIPGGLPGSTAQPVTASQPAVATPDATAPTPARDRPRWRQSPAARYRRGVIRP, encoded by the coding sequence ATGCTTCTTTCCAAACCCCTGCTCGGGCTGGGGCTGCTCGCCGCTGTGCCGCTGAGCGCCGCGGCGGCGACGTACAACGTCGGGCCCGGCCGCCAGTACACCCAACTCACCACGTTCTTCAACAGCGTCAACCTCGCGCCGGGGGACATCGTCGAAGTGGACGGTGGGACCACCTATGCGGGCAATATCGTGGTGGGCGACGACGACAGCGGTACCGCGGCGAGCCCGGTGACGATCCGCTGGCGCCGCGTCGCGGGCGTCACCCGCCCGGTGCTGTCGGGGGGCGCGCACACGATCAAGTTCCAGCAGTCCAACCACATCGTCTTCGAAGGCTTCGAAGTCACCGGCGGCACCAGCAGCTGCATCTTCAGCGAAGCCCATAACGCGACCGTCCGCGACGCGTACGTGCACGACTGCCCGTCGCACGGCATCCTCGCCGCCGACCAGAATTCTGGCTCCTTTACGCTGGAGTACAGCGAGATCGCGCGTTCCGGTCAGGGCGATCGACGGCACGCCCTCTACATACAATCGGACGAGGTAACGTACCCCGATACCGTGTTCCGCATGCGCTACAACTACGTGCACAGCGCCACCGGCGGCGTGCTCGTGCGCGTGCGCCACCAGCGTGCCGAGATCCACTACAACTGGATCGAGGGCTCGGACCTGCACGAAGTCGAGCTGATCGGGCCGGACTGCGAAACGCAGAAGGCGGGCTGGAACGCGGACCTGCGCCGCGAGGACGCGGAACTGGTCGGCAACGTGATCATCCACCGATCGACCAGTCGTTCGGGCAATGCCTTGCGCATCGGCGGCGACCTCAACGGACGCAACCAGGGCCGTACGCGCCTGGTGAACAATACGATCCTGCTGGACCGTTCCGGCTCGGCGAATGCCGTGCTGGTCCAGTTGGGCCAAGGCTCGCTGGAGATGCACAACAACGTGGTCTACCAGCCGGCGTCGGGTAGCGCGCCCGCGATCGTGCGGGAGAATCCGGCCAGCAATGTCGACACGCCGTATTGCGGACCGCAGAGCCGCGAGCCGTGGTCCGACGGGCGCAAGGTGTCCGGCTCGAACAACTGGGTCCAGACCGCCGCCACGCTGGTGCCTGGCGAATGGAGCGGTACGTTGCGCGGCACGGACCCGATGTTCGTCGACCTGGCCCAGCGGAACCTGCGCCCGCGCGCGGGAAGTCCGCTGCTCAATGCCGGCAACAACACGCCGCCTGCCCCCGGCGCATTCCCGTTCCCGTCGCCGCAGCTCCTGCCTGCGTTTGATCCTCCCGTGAGGACCAAGCTGGCCATCGGCGATGCGCACGCCCGCCTGTCGCTGGAGGGCAGGATCGACGTTGGCGCCTTCGAGCAATTCGATATCGACCAGGTGTCCGACCCGATCCGGGTCAACGGCGCGCATCCCTTGATCCCGGGCGGGCTGCCGGGCTCAACGGCGCAGCCCGTCACGGCCTCCCAGCCGGCCGTGGCGACGCCGGATGCCACCGCGCCGACGCCCGCCAGGGACCGGCCGCGCTGGCGGCAGTCGCCGGCGGCGCGTTATCGCAGGGGCGTCATCAGACCCTGA
- a CDS encoding polysaccharide deacetylase family protein → MRAAMLKDVSKKLLYTSGLLGLYHRLRNADSLTVVMFHRTLSPDDPRWTTCDPDYTLATGWLEQSLAFFRRHYNVVSLEQVLASRRTGATLPKRALLITFDDGWADNADYALPALERAGLPALMFVVADAVGTRQPFFQERLIAAWRRGAVTVRELSDALPAGEAASAGDESMTSLRAVIARLEALDAGVRTQVLAPFMAKLDDGHRHMVTVDELQRLQAGGVALGLHGKTHTPMKLAPDLDAELSGARASLAHQLGQAQASAESMSFPHGSFDAGIAQRAREAGYELVFTSVPVLNPTVSGVGWLLGRTGFETDTVVDAQGRFRDDLLALYLFRRQARRLA, encoded by the coding sequence ATGCGGGCCGCCATGCTGAAGGACGTCTCCAAGAAGCTGCTCTATACCAGTGGGCTGCTCGGTCTTTATCACCGGCTGCGCAATGCGGACAGCCTGACCGTCGTGATGTTCCATCGTACCCTGAGTCCGGACGATCCGCGCTGGACCACCTGCGATCCGGACTACACGTTGGCCACCGGGTGGCTCGAACAGTCGCTGGCGTTCTTCCGGCGCCACTACAACGTGGTGTCGCTGGAGCAGGTGCTCGCCTCGCGCCGGACGGGCGCCACGTTGCCCAAGCGGGCGTTGCTGATCACCTTCGACGATGGCTGGGCCGACAACGCCGACTACGCGTTGCCCGCGCTGGAGCGGGCGGGCCTGCCCGCGTTGATGTTCGTCGTCGCCGATGCGGTGGGTACGCGGCAGCCCTTCTTCCAGGAGCGTCTGATCGCCGCATGGCGGCGCGGCGCGGTGACCGTGCGCGAGCTGTCCGACGCGTTGCCCGCGGGCGAGGCCGCATCGGCCGGAGACGAATCGATGACCTCGCTGCGCGCTGTCATCGCACGCCTTGAGGCGCTCGATGCCGGCGTCAGGACGCAGGTGCTCGCGCCGTTCATGGCCAAGCTCGACGACGGCCACCGGCACATGGTGACGGTGGACGAACTGCAGCGCCTGCAGGCCGGCGGTGTTGCGCTGGGCCTGCACGGCAAGACGCACACACCGATGAAGCTCGCTCCCGACCTCGATGCGGAATTGTCGGGCGCACGCGCGTCGCTGGCGCACCAGCTGGGGCAGGCGCAGGCGAGTGCGGAGTCGATGTCGTTCCCGCACGGTTCGTTCGATGCGGGCATCGCCCAGCGAGCGCGTGAGGCGGGGTACGAGCTGGTGTTCACCAGCGTGCCCGTGCTGAACCCGACCGTGTCCGGCGTGGGCTGGCTGCTGGGGCGCACGGGTTTCGAGACGGATACCGTGGTGGATGCGCAGGGTCGCTTCCGCGACGACTTGCTGGCCCTGTACCTGTTCCGGCGGCAGGCGCGCCGCCTGGCCTGA
- a CDS encoding TIGR03013 family XrtA/PEP-CTERM system glycosyltransferase, which produces MKATHKSRKDRVIRFLWLGEVVVLFAAVMAAAWIRFHTEPEYQVQFLEQTPWRALIVALALTGAMTAFGLYQTHVRHTRMDFVLRVALSFAFGGIALVVLYYLLPQAYLGRGVLAISLAIGLAGVVLVRVAWVRLFHSDVLKQRVLILGAGRNADLINSCMRRRSDRRTFTVVGFVPVPGQPVQVREDLLIHRGEEGLHDLAERLQIDELVIAPDERRGGLPMEQMLLCVQRGMSVVDLSSFFEREAGMVQLNAVDPSWLVFSGGFDYSTPRRLSKRFFDLVAGSVLLLVSWPLMILVGLAVWLESGGPVFYSQTRVGERGRHFTLTKFRSMRVDAEKNGVAVWASKDDDRSTRVGRIIRKTRLDELPQIIAVLRGDMSFVGPRPERPHFVDMLNDEVRYYGVRHSVKPGLTGWAQLRYPYGASVRDAEEKLKFDLFYVKNHGLVFDLMILLQTVEVVLFGRGAR; this is translated from the coding sequence ATGAAGGCAACACACAAGAGCCGCAAGGACCGGGTGATCCGGTTCCTGTGGCTGGGGGAAGTGGTCGTTCTGTTCGCGGCCGTCATGGCGGCGGCATGGATCCGATTCCATACCGAGCCGGAGTACCAGGTCCAGTTCTTGGAGCAGACGCCCTGGCGCGCCCTGATCGTGGCGCTGGCCCTCACCGGTGCGATGACGGCATTCGGCCTTTACCAGACGCACGTGCGGCATACCCGCATGGACTTCGTCCTGCGCGTGGCGCTGTCGTTCGCCTTCGGCGGCATCGCGCTGGTCGTCCTCTACTACCTGCTGCCGCAGGCGTACCTCGGACGCGGCGTCCTGGCGATCTCGTTGGCCATCGGCCTCGCGGGCGTCGTGCTGGTGCGCGTGGCCTGGGTTCGCCTCTTCCATTCGGACGTGCTCAAGCAGCGGGTGCTGATCCTGGGTGCCGGGCGCAACGCCGACCTCATCAATTCCTGCATGCGTCGCCGCTCGGACCGCCGCACGTTCACGGTGGTGGGCTTCGTGCCGGTGCCGGGCCAGCCCGTCCAGGTGCGCGAAGACCTGCTGATCCACCGCGGCGAAGAGGGCCTGCACGACCTGGCCGAGCGCCTGCAGATCGATGAGCTGGTGATCGCGCCCGACGAACGCCGCGGCGGGCTGCCCATGGAGCAGATGCTGCTCTGCGTTCAGCGCGGCATGTCTGTCGTCGACCTGTCCAGCTTCTTCGAGCGCGAGGCCGGCATGGTCCAGCTTAATGCGGTGGACCCGTCGTGGTTGGTGTTCTCGGGTGGCTTCGACTACTCCACGCCGCGCCGCCTCAGCAAGCGGTTCTTCGACCTGGTCGCGGGCAGTGTGCTGCTGCTGGTGAGCTGGCCGCTGATGATCCTGGTGGGCCTGGCCGTGTGGCTGGAGTCGGGCGGTCCGGTGTTCTACAGCCAGACGCGCGTCGGCGAACGCGGGCGCCATTTCACCCTGACCAAGTTCCGCAGCATGCGGGTGGATGCCGAGAAGAACGGCGTGGCGGTGTGGGCGAGCAAGGACGACGACCGCAGCACGCGGGTCGGCCGCATCATCCGCAAGACGCGCCTGGACGAGCTGCCGCAGATCATCGCGGTGCTGCGCGGCGACATGAGCTTCGTCGGTCCGCGCCCCGAACGCCCGCATTTCGTCGACATGCTCAACGACGAGGTGCGCTACTACGGCGTGCGCCACAGCGTGAAGCCGGGCCTGACGGGCTGGGCGCAGCTTCGCTACCCCTACGGGGCGTCGGTGCGCGATGCGGAAGAGAAACTGAAGTTCGACCTCTTCTACGTGAAGAACCACGGGCTGGTGTTCGACCTGATGATCCTGCTGCAGACCGTGGAAGTGGTGCTGTTCGGCCGTGGCGCGCGCTGA
- a CDS encoding PQQ-dependent sugar dehydrogenase, translating into MRASFLILALVALAGCRQNAPVAQPAAPPRTVQDPSPRAYASEKQAFVVAEQVVGLDHPWSVAFLPDGGMLVTERAGRLRKIGADGGVSEPVEGLPNIFVDGQAGLLDVVLSPGYRTDGLVYLAFAEPTFRGNKAGTAVVRGKLQGNALVDATVVYRQEPKLSHGTHVGARLVFDDQGDLFVTHGDNRVGAATAQELDKLSGKIVRIHPDGTVPADNPFVAKAGARGEIWSYGHRNVQGAALHPVTRQLWATEHGPMGGDELNLPKPGLNYGWPVVTHGVDYSGRPVPGSQGNAAPGMEPPHHVWMKSPGLSGMAFYTGDALPGWKGNLFLGALASKALIRLELDGDRVVHEERLLLDRNQRIRDVRQGPDGALYVLVDAPAPDGKLLRITPAPAAVSAPAPVAPAAGAP; encoded by the coding sequence ATGCGTGCTTCCTTCCTGATCCTGGCCCTCGTGGCGCTGGCCGGCTGCCGGCAGAACGCGCCCGTGGCGCAACCCGCAGCGCCGCCGCGCACGGTGCAGGATCCGTCGCCCCGGGCCTACGCATCGGAAAAACAGGCTTTCGTGGTAGCGGAGCAGGTGGTCGGACTCGACCATCCGTGGTCGGTCGCGTTCCTGCCCGATGGCGGAATGCTCGTTACGGAGCGTGCCGGCCGGTTGCGCAAGATCGGTGCCGACGGCGGCGTCTCGGAGCCCGTCGAAGGGCTGCCGAACATCTTCGTCGATGGCCAGGCCGGCCTGCTCGATGTCGTCCTGTCACCCGGTTACCGCACCGACGGCCTGGTGTACCTGGCCTTCGCCGAACCCACCTTCCGCGGCAACAAGGCCGGGACCGCCGTGGTGCGCGGGAAGCTGCAGGGCAACGCACTGGTCGATGCGACCGTCGTCTACCGGCAGGAGCCCAAGCTTTCGCATGGCACGCACGTCGGCGCACGCCTGGTGTTCGACGACCAGGGCGACCTGTTCGTCACCCACGGCGACAACCGCGTCGGCGCGGCGACCGCGCAGGAACTGGACAAGCTGTCCGGCAAGATCGTGCGCATCCATCCCGATGGCACGGTGCCGGCCGACAATCCGTTCGTGGCGAAAGCCGGCGCACGCGGCGAGATCTGGTCGTACGGGCACCGCAACGTGCAGGGCGCTGCGCTGCATCCGGTCACCCGCCAGCTGTGGGCGACGGAGCATGGCCCGATGGGCGGGGACGAACTGAACCTGCCGAAACCCGGCCTCAACTACGGATGGCCGGTGGTCACCCATGGCGTGGACTACAGCGGGCGTCCGGTACCCGGATCGCAAGGCAACGCCGCACCGGGAATGGAACCGCCGCACCACGTGTGGATGAAGTCGCCCGGCCTCAGCGGCATGGCGTTCTACACCGGCGATGCGTTGCCGGGATGGAAGGGCAACCTGTTCCTCGGCGCGCTCGCGTCGAAGGCGCTGATCCGGCTCGAACTGGACGGCGACCGCGTCGTGCACGAGGAGCGCCTGCTGCTGGACCGCAACCAGCGCATCCGTGACGTCCGGCAAGGGCCGGATGGCGCGCTCTACGTGCTGGTGGACGCGCCCGCGCCCGACGGCAAGCTGCTGAGGATCACGCCGGCACCGGCTGCCGTATCGGCGCCCGCACCGGTGGCACCGGCCGCCGGCGCGCCGTAG
- a CDS encoding glycosyltransferase, with the protein MAARIEVSVIIPTYNRRDLLPRAIDSVLAQTRTVDEIIVIDDGSTDGTDDMLRARYGDRVRYVWQPNAGVSAARNHGLRLAQGRYLALLDSDDLWLPEKTALQVAFLEAHPDFGMVLCDVERVDSEYRHIDVFRRRDTLREDGWVLRWILHNPALAPASVLLRRDVVDQLGGFDEGLRTAEDLEFHLRVARHWKIGVVEQALVRAMRGHDGLSAADSTYDDYVRVVEAAVADARGSVDDRELDEALAGTYVRNARGMLIRGRWKDGATLARRAWRLTRDAQLRGQIRALVPFGLKRALRSLVPG; encoded by the coding sequence ATGGCGGCCCGCATCGAAGTTTCAGTGATTATACCGACGTACAACCGTCGGGACCTGTTGCCGCGCGCGATCGATTCCGTGCTCGCGCAGACCCGTACCGTGGACGAGATCATCGTGATCGACGACGGCTCCACGGACGGCACCGACGACATGCTTCGCGCGCGCTACGGCGATCGCGTGCGCTACGTATGGCAACCGAACGCCGGCGTATCCGCCGCGCGCAACCACGGCCTGCGGTTGGCGCAGGGGCGCTACCTGGCCCTGCTGGACAGCGACGACCTGTGGTTGCCCGAGAAGACCGCGCTTCAGGTCGCCTTCCTGGAAGCGCATCCCGATTTCGGCATGGTGCTGTGCGACGTCGAGCGCGTCGACAGCGAATACCGGCACATCGACGTGTTTCGTCGCCGCGACACGTTGCGCGAGGACGGCTGGGTGCTGCGCTGGATCCTGCACAATCCTGCCCTGGCGCCCGCATCCGTGTTGCTGCGCCGGGACGTCGTCGACCAGCTCGGCGGTTTCGACGAGGGACTGCGCACGGCCGAAGATCTGGAGTTCCACCTGCGCGTGGCACGGCACTGGAAGATCGGCGTGGTCGAACAGGCGCTGGTCCGCGCGATGCGCGGCCACGACGGCCTGTCGGCGGCCGACAGTACCTACGACGACTATGTGCGCGTGGTCGAGGCCGCCGTGGCCGATGCGCGCGGCAGCGTGGACGACCGGGAGCTCGACGAAGCGCTCGCGGGTACCTACGTCCGGAACGCGCGCGGCATGCTGATCCGCGGACGCTGGAAGGACGGCGCCACGCTGGCCCGGCGCGCCTGGCGCCTGACCCGCGACGCGCAGCTGCGCGGCCAGATCAGGGCGCTCGTGCCCTTCGGCCTCAAGCGCGCGTTGCGCAGCCTCGTGCCGGGCTGA
- a CDS encoding AMP-binding protein — MERLTARLARNARSAPQRVAMIDGARTIAYADFWAQACGFARYLRGAGLQPQDRVALVLPNRIEGAVAIYGTWLAGGVVAPLNAQARSRDFGPWLRHSGARFVVQEAGHRDMEQTLVHWEGATSAPLAIELAAEAALPQVDGDDTDFATEGDADATLAQLLYTSGTTGDPKGVMLSHANVASNTDAVVAYLGLTPDDTVVSVLPFYYAYGASVLHTHLASGACIVLGPSMVFPIQVLDAVQHHRATGFSGVPSTYVLLMDMLERRGHDLASLRYLTQAGGAMAPAIADRVRGLLPEVRLFLMYGQTEATSRISWLPPERLDEKRGSVGIPVQDTHWRILAEDGTAAGVGQGGEVCVRGPGIMLGYWNNPAATQAVLRDGWLHTGDLGYVDAEGYLFLQGRRSDMIKTGAHRVHPTDVEEVIAELPGIREVAVVGIDDDALGQVIKAFIVADEVLPRAEDRIKAHCRARLAAYKIPRLITFVDALPRTASGKVRRVQLTEQTASP; from the coding sequence ATGGAGCGCCTGACCGCCCGCCTCGCCAGGAACGCACGCAGCGCCCCACAGCGCGTCGCGATGATCGACGGCGCGCGGACGATCGCGTACGCGGACTTCTGGGCACAGGCGTGCGGCTTCGCCCGCTACCTGCGCGGCGCCGGCCTGCAACCGCAGGACCGCGTGGCCCTGGTGCTGCCGAACCGCATCGAGGGCGCCGTGGCGATCTATGGCACATGGCTGGCCGGCGGCGTCGTCGCGCCGCTCAATGCGCAGGCGCGCTCGCGCGATTTCGGTCCGTGGCTGCGGCACTCCGGCGCGCGTTTCGTCGTGCAGGAAGCCGGCCATCGCGACATGGAGCAGACGCTCGTCCACTGGGAAGGCGCGACATCCGCGCCGCTGGCGATCGAGCTCGCTGCGGAAGCGGCACTGCCGCAGGTGGACGGCGACGACACGGATTTCGCGACCGAAGGCGACGCCGACGCGACCTTGGCGCAGTTGCTGTACACCTCCGGCACCACCGGCGACCCCAAGGGCGTGATGCTCAGTCATGCCAACGTGGCGTCGAACACGGACGCGGTGGTCGCCTACTTGGGACTGACGCCGGACGACACGGTCGTCAGCGTGTTGCCGTTCTACTACGCCTACGGCGCTTCGGTACTCCACACCCACCTCGCCAGCGGCGCCTGCATCGTGCTGGGGCCGAGCATGGTGTTCCCGATCCAGGTGCTCGACGCCGTCCAGCACCACCGCGCCACGGGTTTTTCCGGCGTGCCGTCCACCTACGTGCTGCTGATGGACATGCTGGAGCGGCGTGGCCATGACCTGGCTTCGCTGCGCTACCTGACCCAGGCCGGTGGCGCGATGGCGCCCGCCATCGCTGACCGCGTGCGCGGCCTGCTGCCGGAGGTGCGCCTGTTCCTGATGTACGGGCAGACCGAGGCGACGTCGCGGATCAGCTGGCTGCCGCCCGAGCGCCTGGACGAGAAGCGCGGTTCGGTCGGCATCCCCGTGCAGGACACCCACTGGCGCATCCTCGCCGAGGACGGCACCGCCGCCGGCGTCGGCCAGGGCGGCGAGGTCTGCGTGCGCGGGCCGGGCATCATGCTCGGCTACTGGAACAACCCGGCCGCCACCCAAGCCGTGCTGCGCGACGGCTGGCTGCACACCGGCGACCTCGGTTACGTGGATGCGGAGGGCTACCTGTTCCTGCAGGGCCGCCGCAGCGACATGATCAAGACCGGCGCGCACCGCGTTCACCCCACCGACGTGGAAGAAGTCATCGCCGAACTCCCCGGCATCCGCGAGGTCGCGGTGGTGGGCATCGACGACGACGCACTGGGCCAGGTCATCAAGGCCTTCATCGTCGCGGACGAGGTGCTGCCGCGTGCCGAAGACCGCATCAAGGCGCACTGCCGTGCGCGCCTGGCCGCCTACAAGATCCCCCGACTCATCACCTTCGTCGACGCCCTGCCGCGCACTGCGTCCGGCAAGGTCCGACGTGTCCAACTGACGGAGCAGACCGCAAGCCCATGA
- a CDS encoding class I SAM-dependent methyltransferase, with the protein MDWRVKGIIQKVLGTLPGGHTLHFHLQRRFGGLRDFDGELASKVDDWEIMVGHLRDAGIVLPGVRAFEIGTGWYPTFPFACYLAGAARVTTYDLNPHLRMDLTIRCAEVLGGFLDRIATVAGTPLAEVEGRHRRLLDALRKGSDLEAASDGVIHYRAPADATRSLLPDGEVDVVFSNSVLEHVPPEVIDAMYAESMRVLSPRGVMFHSVNCGDHYAYVDRNVHQLNYLRYSDEEWQRWNNAFLYQNRLRAHWFVDGARRHGFDIDLDTRTTRAERMKQLAAMPVHPQFADVPAEQLCITSVDFIARKPASATAG; encoded by the coding sequence ATGGATTGGCGGGTCAAGGGCATCATCCAGAAGGTTCTCGGCACGTTGCCCGGCGGGCACACGCTGCATTTCCACCTGCAGCGGCGCTTCGGCGGCCTGCGCGATTTCGATGGCGAGCTGGCGTCCAAGGTGGACGACTGGGAGATCATGGTCGGCCACCTGCGCGATGCCGGCATCGTGCTCCCCGGCGTGCGCGCCTTCGAGATCGGCACCGGCTGGTATCCGACCTTCCCGTTCGCCTGCTATCTGGCGGGTGCGGCGCGCGTGACCACGTACGACCTCAACCCGCACCTGCGCATGGATTTGACGATCCGGTGCGCGGAGGTGCTCGGCGGCTTCCTCGACCGCATCGCGACCGTGGCGGGCACGCCGCTCGCGGAGGTCGAAGGCCGTCATCGGCGACTGCTCGATGCCCTGCGGAAAGGATCGGACCTGGAAGCGGCCAGCGATGGCGTGATCCACTATCGTGCGCCCGCCGACGCCACCCGCAGCCTGCTGCCGGACGGCGAGGTGGACGTGGTGTTCTCCAACAGCGTGCTGGAGCACGTGCCGCCGGAGGTCATCGACGCGATGTACGCCGAGTCGATGCGCGTGCTGTCGCCGCGCGGGGTGATGTTCCATTCGGTGAACTGCGGCGACCACTACGCGTACGTGGACCGCAACGTCCACCAGCTGAACTACCTGCGCTACTCCGACGAGGAATGGCAGCGCTGGAACAACGCCTTCCTCTACCAGAACCGTCTGCGCGCGCACTGGTTCGTCGACGGCGCGCGCCGGCACGGCTTCGACATCGATCTCGACACCCGCACCACGCGGGCGGAACGGATGAAGCAGCTGGCCGCCATGCCGGTGCATCCGCAGTTCGCGGACGTGCCCGCCGAACAACTCTGCATCACCAGCGTGGACTTCATCGCGCGCAAGCCGGCGTCGGCGACGGCCGGCTGA